A window of Phycisphaeraceae bacterium genomic DNA:
GCAAGAGCCAGGAGAACGGCAGAGACCAGTAGATAGAGGAAGTGAGAAACAATCCCGCGGATTTCGCGGACAGGACTCACCTGAGTCGGAACGGTTTGGCTCATGGTTTCGATGAGTTTATTAGCCGAGATAAGAAAGCTTTAATTCCCTATCTCTGATGAACAGGCAAAGCATCGTACCGACCTTCCCCTGCTTAAACGTAAAGCCCGAATGACCGCGATCGGTAACACGCGCATCATCCGGGCTTCTAGCTGGTGAACCGCCGTGATTTCGGAGGGTTCGGCCGATAGTTGATACGCACACCTCGACGGAAAGTTCACACCGCCCGCGGGTGCGCCTGGTCGTACGCAGTGCGCAAGCGCATCGAAGTCAGGTGCGTATAAATCTGTGTCGTTGACAAGCTCTGATGCCCAAGCAGTTCCTGAACGCTGCGCAGATCCGCGCCGTTGTCTAACAGGTGTGTTGCAAAACTATGCCGCAGCGTGTGCGGGCTGATCGACGGATCGAGCCCTGCGGCGATCAGGTATTTATCAAGTTTGCGACGGACGGATCGACTCGACAGACGCCCGCTGTTTTTGTTCACAAACAGCGGAACAGCAGGGTCAGTCATCGATCGCTCTCGCACTGCGGCGAACTGCGGGTCCGGTTCAAGCAGGGTCATGTAATGACGCACCGCAGCAAGGGCATGACTTCCCAGCGGAACAACACGTTCCTTCTTGCCTTTACCCCGCACATGGATCGTCTGCTCGACCATGTTGAGATCATTGCGATTGAGGTCCACCAGCTCGCTGACACGCACGCCTGTGGAATAGAGCGTCTCAAGAATCGCGCGATCACGAGCGCCGAGCGTCTCACGGTTGTCAGGCATCGAGAGCAACTTATCGATCTGCTCAACCGTGATTGCCTTGGGAAGTCGCTTGGCCTGCTTGGGAGTACGGATCAGAAGCATGGGATTTGCCGTCACTAACCCCTTGCGAAGCAGCCATTTGTAGAAACTGCGCAGCGTCGCGATTTTTCGCGCCGTGGTGGCAGGGCTATATCCGAACGTGTCGAGATAAGCGAGAAAACCACGAATCGAAATCGGGTCTGCTGCGATAATCTTCTGTTCGACTTCCGGATCAATGGGAATCGAGACCTGCTGGGCAGCATCACCATTGCCTTCGACACGCGGCGAGGTGTTGGTGGATTCCGCGTTGCCGTTTGCTGCGGCACCGCTGAGATGCTCCACATATTGGCGAAGGTCCGCGCCATAGCAGCGTGCCGTGTACTGGCTGAAGTGCCGCTCAAAGCGTAGATAATTCACAAATTGTTCGACCAGGGAGGGACTTGATGACATGACGGTTTCCTTACCTTTCTTCGTGCCATAAAGACACGAGTTGCATCCAAAACGAATTACCGGGCCTTTCGTAATCGGCTTAACTGGGTTCCGAGCGATACTCCCATCTGATGACTGACAACCGCAGCGTCGAACCAACCGATGGGGCTAGCGGGATCACGCGCCATCTCCGTGAGATTCGCTAGAAGCTGCTGCTCCTGGCCCAGCGCGTAACGAAACACGTACCGCTGGCCGTGCTTTTCAAGCACCACCTCGCGATACGCCTGAGCCGGTCCGCCTTCAATCGCCGGTGCGTCTTCAGGCCAATGCGGGTTTTGCGTCGGTTCTTCCACCGTTCTTCGCTCGTCGGCCCGCATTCTCCGCGGGTCGTCGAAACGATCGACGGCCTTAGCGGGTGGCGGGTGCAGTTGTCGGCGGCGGCGCAAGGCGGATCGTCTCCGCGTGCAACAGCCGCCAGCTCATCACATAGCTGACAAACTCGCTGTACAGGTCCATGCTGATGCGGTACATCCGCTCCGGCTGCTCTTCATTCTTCTGAAAGACGAAATCCGGGTCACGGGTTACCCGTCGATCCGTGGCGTAACGTGCAATTTTTCGACGCACATCCGGGTCGGCTGCATCGAAGTACGCACTGATGACCGTCACCGGCTGTTTCTGTCGAATAGCCGGCAGAGGGCCTGTATCCGTAGCCGCACTCGAAATCGCTCGCACATCGGTGATGTGTCTTTCCTCAAATCGCTGGCTTGTGAATAGCTCAATGGCCATCCCCAGTTTCGGCGGGTCGTATGGGTCGTACGAAGTCACCGTACCTACAATCAACCCATCACACTGGAGCACATTCAGGACTTTGAGAGCATCGGCGGGCGTGATAATTTCCGCCATCCGCATTGCATCCATCGCCGCCAACACGCGATTGACTGGAAGCACGTCAAGATTCTCGGCGTTCTCCAAGTGTCGCGCCAGATGGTCAGCAAGAGCAGCGGTGTCCACGCTGAGACTTCCGCTCTCATTGCGCAAGGGTGCTACAGCCCATACCCGTCGCTCCCCATAGGGAGCAACAAGTGGATCCGCACCGCGTCGCGGCAGCGCAGCACAGGCGGTCAGGTAAATCACCGCCAAGGTCAGCATGACCTGTTTACTTGTCATGGCATCCTGCCGGTTTATGTTGGTGGTGAGCTCCGCTCACCAGATGTCATCAGACACATGGCCTAATTTCGGCCACTTTTTTAAGGTTCGCGTTCAGTCGGGGCTTCTGCTGTCGCGCCGGGAGTCGGCACCGCTGCGGTCGTTGTCACTGGCGTGTTGCGTTCCACTTTGATCGGTGCTTCCGCTCTCGGCTGTGACTCTGATGCTGTCCGCGCCAAGCGCAGCGCGCGGTCGGGACGAATCGCGTACACGTTGTCGGTCGAGTTCTTCGATCGATTTGAGATGAAGTAAATCGACCCGTCATTGGCCCAGACCGGCTGGAGATTGTTGAACTCTGAATGTGTCAGATTGATCCGGCCGGTACCGTCAACCGCGACGATCCAAATATCGGACTTACCCGGCCGAGCCTGCTCATCCGCCGCAGGGTCCAGGACGGTACAGAACACCAGATGATTACCGTCCGGACTCCAACTGGGCGTGATCACAGCCGCGTTGGAACTGGCTGCAATTTCCGTCGGGCGCACACCCTCACCGTTCTCATAATCGATCGTCCAAATGCTGAACCATCGAGTCCCGCGTTCTCTCGCTCGCTGGAAGGCAATCTTATTTTCTGTCGGTGACCAACTGGGCAGCAGGCCGTATCCGATGAATCGCTTCGTCGCAGGATTGGCGACATCCACAACAACAAGCTCCCACTGACCGGATTGCGTCCCGTGGCTGCAATAAACGAGTTGCCTGCCGTCAGGTGAGAAGCTGGGGTGAATATCATCCGTAGCATCATTGGTGATCTGCGTCGGCTGGCCGCCGGCCGCACTCATCACATAGATATCCCAGTTACCAGATCGATCAGAGGCAAACGCTATCGTCTTACCATCCGGGCTGAAGACCGGCATTACATCATTACCCTGATCGTTAGTCAGTTGGGTAACGGCTGTGCCATCCACTTTTTTGATGTAAAGGTCGGATGTCTTTCGATGCTGGGTCGAGGCATAAACGAGCCATTTTCCCGTGCGATCAACGAAGGGGTCAAAGTCCGCCCCCTCGGTGGCAAAGGTCACACGGCGGATATTGTCGGGGCTATCAAGCGGGCTGCTCTTGCCGGTTTCGCCGCCATCAATCTGGCCAAACAGGCTCAGGGGACGGGTTGGGCGGCTGGCGTCTGCAGCCGCAAAGTGTGCAGTGGCCTCATCCGCACTAGAAAGATTGGAACCGGGAGCGGCGGCAGGCGTATCAAATTGTGGATTCCCGGTAATGCGTGGTTGTGGAACTGCAGAGGCGACGGAGGTTTGCTCGACTGGCTTGGTGCGATGGGCGACTGTGGTACTCGCTGCGGGTGATGCGGTCAGTTTGGGAGCTTCATTTTCGTATTCGCTGCCAAAACCGATCGCGCCGTTGTACTGCTGTGTACAGGCTGTCGCTCCCGCGATGGTCCCGGTAAGGACGAGGGCTCGAATGAATTGTCGCCTCATCATGGCCGCATCCCTTATTCGCGGCGGAGCGAGTGATTCGTTCCTGCCGCGTCCGAGTCATCGGGCGGTGCGAGGGGTGCTTCTGCACCCACCAGCGACCACATCCGTTTATCGGACGACTACCACGATGTCCTTTAGGTCAGACCCCTACGGCAAAAGGTTTTTCATCTCAAGCAGCGTGGAGCGGTTGCGAGTGACTGAGGCTGGTTTGGTACACCAACCTCGAACCTCCAAAATCACGTGTCTAAACACACCTCGCGCGGGCTTAACTGGAAATGCGGATCGATTTCCGTCACTATATAAACGCATGACGCCGACGTATTCGACGTCGGTTTCGGGATATTTCATTTGGGGCCTGGTGTGAACCTAGCGATCTCTTGTGTGTTGGGTGTAAGCGACGGAGGTTCCGCGCACTGGTTTGACCCGGCTACTCTGGCTGAACCCCAGATCCGCTGGCCTCTTACCGTCGCCTATATCCTCGTGCTGGGGCTGGTGGCACTCTATGGCGTCCATCGCTACTGGCTGGTATGGCTTTATTACCGGAGCAGGCACAACATTCCCCGTCCACAGCAGCGGTTCACGGACCTGCCCGTAGTCACCGTCCAGCTCCCGATGTTTAACGAATCCTACGTCGCGCAGCGTGTCATCGACGCTGCTGTCGCACTCGACTATCCCCGTGAGAAGCTGCAAATCCAGGTACTCGACGATTCGACTGACGAGTCATCGCAAATCGCCCGGCAGCGCGTGGAGTACTGGGCCTCCCGTGGAATCAACATCCAATACCTGCACCGCCTGAAGCGAACCGGCTATAAAGCGGGCGCACTCGAAGAAGCGATGCCTCAGGTCCAGGGAAAGTTCATCGCCATCTTTGATGCTGACTTCGTGCCCGATGCTGACTTTCTCCTGCGGTCCATTCATTATTTCACTGATCCGCAGGTCGGCATGGCGCAGGCGCGATGGGGTCACCTCAACCGTGACGACTCGCTGCTGACACGCAGTCAGGCGATTTTTCTTGACGGACACTTTCTGATTGAACACGCAGCCAGAAACCGATCCAACCGCTGGATCAACTTCAACGGAACTGCAGGAATCTGGCGGCGTGAGGCGATTGAAACCGCAGGCGGGTGGCAGCATGACACACTGACTGAGGATGTCGATCTTTCTTATCGGGCCCAGTTAAAGGGCTGGAAATTCGTCTATTTATCAGATGTCGCCTGCCCTGCTGAGCTTCCCCCGGAAATCAACGCCTTCAAGAGTCAGCAACACCGTTGGACGAAGGGTTCCATTCAGACCGCCAAAAAACTTCTGCCTCAACTCCTGAAATCCAACGCACCGCTTCGCGTCAAAATTGAGGCGTTTTTCCACCTGACCAGCCCCATGGTGTATCTCTACATCACACTCATGGCGTTGCTGTTCCTGCCTGCTTTTTACGTCAACATGCAGCCGTTCGAGGAAGGCTCTCTCGGCGGACTGATCTGGGGAATGAGCCTCTTCGCCATGGGGACGGCCTCGGCGACGGTCTTTTATGTCGCCTCTCAACGCGCACAGGAACGCAGCGCACTTGAAACCATCGCTCAGCTTCCGCTGCTTATGAGCATCGGCATCGGTATCGCCCTTAACAACGCCCGTGGATGCGTCGAGGCGTTGATCGGCCATGACTCCCCTTTTATCCGCACTCCCAAATACAACACGACAACACCTGGAGTCATCGCGGCTCAACGACGCAAATCCGTCATCCCCACTCCTTCCATCAAACTCTGGATGAGCATGTTGGAAATCGCCTTCGGCATCTACATGCTCGTCTGCGCCCGTCTCGCCTTGGAAGTTGCCCATCCGGTCATCAGCCTCCCCTTCTTGCTGCTTTTCGCAGCGGGATATCTCTACGTCGGCCTGTCGAGTTTGTGGAGCCAGTGGGTGTCCTGGCGTGCTGCACGCGCCTTGATACCTCAGGTGGATCTCAAGTAATCACATTTGCTCGATCACTTGGATACCCAGTAAATCAAGTCCATGCTTGAGCGTACTTGCAACAAGGTTGCACAACGCTAACCGGGCGTCCCGTGTCGCAGCGTCAGGCGCGGTGAGGACGGGACACTTTTCGTAGAACTGGTGAAAAAGAGAAGCCAATTCGTAGAGAAAGGTGCAGAGCCGATGCGGTTCGAGACTCTGCGCAACGCTTTCGATCACACTGGCGTACTGCAGGAGTTTCAGGGCAAGGGCGCGTTCCGCTGAATCGGCGACAATCAATGTGGGAACTGCCTCAACACGTTGGGGCAATCCTTCTCCTCCGCTGCCTGTTTGAGTACCCGCCTTACGGAATATCGACTTGATCCGCACATACGCATTGATCAGGTATGGGGCTGTATTGCCGTCAAAACTGAGCATCCGATCCCAGTTAAAGACGTAGTCCTTGATGCGGTCGCTGGAAAGGTCTGCGTATTTGATCGCTCCGATGCCGATGGCGGAAGCAATCGTTTCCCGCTGTGCCTCGGTGGTGTCTGAATTTTTCCGCGCGATAACCGCGATCGCCCTTACACGAGCTTCATCAAGCAGGTCAGCGAGCTTCACCGTATCACCGCTGCGGCTCTTAAACGGCTTCCCGTCCTCACCCAGAATCGTGCCAAACGCGACATGTTCTGCGCGATGCGTGTCATCGAGCCAGCCAGCCATTTTCGCTACGGCGAATACCATTGCGAAATGTTGTTTTTGTCGTGAGTCCGTCACGTAAACGATGCGCGTCGCCCCAAGTTTTCGGATACGGAAACGCAGCGCAGCCAAGTCCGTCGCGTCATATCCGTAGCCGCCGTCACTCTTGCGTACCATCACCGGCACAGGCCGGCCATCCTCAGCCTGATATCCCGGCGGAAAAACACAAAGCGCACCGTCACTGTGGACCGCGAGCTTTGACGATTCCAGTTCGTCAGCTACATCGGGCAGCAACGGGTTATAAAAACTCTCCGCCCGTACATCTGCATCGGTGAGCTTGATACCCAACCGCTGATACGCCGCGTTGAAATGGCGTTTCGATTCGTCGATGAGATAACGCCAAAGCCGTAACGTCTTTTCATCACCCGCTTGCAGGGCGACAACACGTTTGCGCGCGCGGTCAGCGAAACCTGCGTCCTCGTCAAACCGCTTTTTTGCAGCTCGATAAAGTTCATTCAGATCAGCAATCGGAAGCTTATCCAACGCCTTGCCTGTTGAACTTTCCACTTCAACGAGATGCTCGATGAGCATGCCGAACTGCGTACCCCAGTCTCCCAGGTGATTCTGTCGGATAACCTGATGCCCCTGGAACTCAAGCACTCGCGCCAGAGCGTCACCGATGACTGTCGCGCGGAAGTGACCGATGTGCATCTCCTTGGCGACATTCGGCCCGGAATAATCCACGACAACGGTTTCCGCGTGGGTCGCTGTCGGCACGCCCAGCCGTTCGTCCCCCGCCATGTCAGCCAGTTGCGCTTCAAGCAGAGGCCGAGCAAGACGCAGATTGATAAACCCAGGTCCAGCAATCGTCGGGGCTTCCTCGCAAACACCTTGCCAATCAAATGCTGTGACGATCTTTTCCGCGACATCGCGCGGCTTTTGTCCGATCACTTTGGCGAGGCTCATGGCGAGATTGACCTGATAATCGCCAAATTGCTTGCCGGATGGATTGGCCGATGCGCGGATGAGCGGATCGATATGGGCATGCGCCTCGCCGAATGCTCTACGAAGCGCGTCGGAACAACGCTGTGTCAGGATGGTCAGTACGTCGGGCATGGACGGGGCATGGTCATCGCCTGTAGCGCATCCGTCAAGCTGACGAACCAGAAATAAAAACAGGGCGACCCAAGCCGCCCTGTTTTATTGTTTGGTCATAACTGAAAATCTTTCAGGCGACGAGTTCTTCTTCCAAAGCCTTGGCGCGGTGCTGGAATCGCGCTTTGAGGCGTTGCAGAATTGAACTGTGCATTTGACTCACGCGGCTTTCGGAAAGCTCCAGGGTCTGACCGATCTCTTTCATCGTCATCTCCTCGTAGTAATAGAGGATGATGATCAATCGTTCAGAACGGGTCAGTCCCTTGGTCATCAATGCTTTGAGGTCACGCTGCTGCGCGAGATTCATCGGGTTTTTCTGGCGTTCATCCACGATGATGTCGCCGGGTGTCGCTTCACGCTCCGCTTCGTTGCGCACGGGAGCGTTGAGGCTGGTCATACGCACCAGCTGGGCGTCCTTGCGAACCCGGTTGAACATCACGCGGGAGAGTTTAAGACGCTTAGCCAGTTCCTCGTCGGTTGCTTCGCGGCCGAGTTCCTGCCGCAGCTCAGTGCGAGCTGCCTCGACCGCCTTGAAGCGTTCATCCGTGAGACGGGGCGCCCAGTTCAACGAGCGGAGATAGTCGTAGATCGCACCATTGATGCGGTGCATCGCAAACGTGGCAAACTTCACCCCCATCTCAGGTATGAATGATGAGATGGCGTTCGACAGTCCAAACGTCGCCTGTTGCGAGAGGTCATCCACGTCCACCTCGCGGGGCAGTTTGCGGTGAATTCGCGCCGCAGCCTGCTGCGTGAGGTAGAGATAGGCGACAAGAAGCTGGTTATGGATTTTGGGATCGCGTGTCTTTCGATAGCGAGTCCAGAGTTCGTCTGTTTTCAGTCCCGGCATCAAAACAACTTGCGGACGAGCGATTGCGGTCATGAGAGTCTCCCTGTTGGATGGCGAGATTGTTCGCCGAAACCAGATTTTGCCCCGCGTTCGGAATGTCCGGCACGGGTGGAGAAGATGCGCCTGAAACCATCGATCAATTGAATGAAAATATTGAAGAGACAGTGATGCTGACCGGCCGAATGGTCGGTTTACTCCCCGGAATTTTCCTCAAGCTCTTTGCTGCGGTGCTGGAGCTTGGCTTTAAGCCTCGCGAGGATGGAGCTATGCATCTGACTGACGCGACTTTCAGATAAGTCGAGCGTCACGCCGATCTCCTTCATCGTCATCTCCTCGTAGTAGTAGAGGATGACGATGAGCCGCTCCGCACGGTTTAGACCCTGCGTGATGAGTTCTTTG
This region includes:
- the argS gene encoding arginine--tRNA ligase, which translates into the protein MPDVLTILTQRCSDALRRAFGEAHAHIDPLIRASANPSGKQFGDYQVNLAMSLAKVIGQKPRDVAEKIVTAFDWQGVCEEAPTIAGPGFINLRLARPLLEAQLADMAGDERLGVPTATHAETVVVDYSGPNVAKEMHIGHFRATVIGDALARVLEFQGHQVIRQNHLGDWGTQFGMLIEHLVEVESSTGKALDKLPIADLNELYRAAKKRFDEDAGFADRARKRVVALQAGDEKTLRLWRYLIDESKRHFNAAYQRLGIKLTDADVRAESFYNPLLPDVADELESSKLAVHSDGALCVFPPGYQAEDGRPVPVMVRKSDGGYGYDATDLAALRFRIRKLGATRIVYVTDSRQKQHFAMVFAVAKMAGWLDDTHRAEHVAFGTILGEDGKPFKSRSGDTVKLADLLDEARVRAIAVIARKNSDTTEAQRETIASAIGIGAIKYADLSSDRIKDYVFNWDRMLSFDGNTAPYLINAYVRIKSIFRKAGTQTGSGGEGLPQRVEAVPTLIVADSAERALALKLLQYASVIESVAQSLEPHRLCTFLYELASLFHQFYEKCPVLTAPDAATRDARLALCNLVASTLKHGLDLLGIQVIEQM
- a CDS encoding glycosyltransferase — its product is MNLAISCVLGVSDGGSAHWFDPATLAEPQIRWPLTVAYILVLGLVALYGVHRYWLVWLYYRSRHNIPRPQQRFTDLPVVTVQLPMFNESYVAQRVIDAAVALDYPREKLQIQVLDDSTDESSQIARQRVEYWASRGINIQYLHRLKRTGYKAGALEEAMPQVQGKFIAIFDADFVPDADFLLRSIHYFTDPQVGMAQARWGHLNRDDSLLTRSQAIFLDGHFLIEHAARNRSNRWINFNGTAGIWRREAIETAGGWQHDTLTEDVDLSYRAQLKGWKFVYLSDVACPAELPPEINAFKSQQHRWTKGSIQTAKKLLPQLLKSNAPLRVKIEAFFHLTSPMVYLYITLMALLFLPAFYVNMQPFEEGSLGGLIWGMSLFAMGTASATVFYVASQRAQERSALETIAQLPLLMSIGIGIALNNARGCVEALIGHDSPFIRTPKYNTTTPGVIAAQRRKSVIPTPSIKLWMSMLEIAFGIYMLVCARLALEVAHPVISLPFLLLFAAGYLYVGLSSLWSQWVSWRAARALIPQVDLK
- a CDS encoding TolB family protein; this encodes MMRRQFIRALVLTGTIAGATACTQQYNGAIGFGSEYENEAPKLTASPAASTTVAHRTKPVEQTSVASAVPQPRITGNPQFDTPAAAPGSNLSSADEATAHFAAADASRPTRPLSLFGQIDGGETGKSSPLDSPDNIRRVTFATEGADFDPFVDRTGKWLVYASTQHRKTSDLYIKKVDGTAVTQLTNDQGNDVMPVFSPDGKTIAFASDRSGNWDIYVMSAAGGQPTQITNDATDDIHPSFSPDGRQLVYCSHGTQSGQWELVVVDVANPATKRFIGYGLLPSWSPTENKIAFQRARERGTRWFSIWTIDYENGEGVRPTEIAASSNAAVITPSWSPDGNHLVFCTVLDPAADEQARPGKSDIWIVAVDGTGRINLTHSEFNNLQPVWANDGSIYFISNRSKNSTDNVYAIRPDRALRLARTASESQPRAEAPIKVERNTPVTTTAAVPTPGATAEAPTEREP
- a CDS encoding tyrosine recombinase XerC, with product MSSSPSLVEQFVNYLRFERHFSQYTARCYGADLRQYVEHLSGAAANGNAESTNTSPRVEGNGDAAQQVSIPIDPEVEQKIIAADPISIRGFLAYLDTFGYSPATTARKIATLRSFYKWLLRKGLVTANPMLLIRTPKQAKRLPKAITVEQIDKLLSMPDNRETLGARDRAILETLYSTGVRVSELVDLNRNDLNMVEQTIHVRGKGKKERVVPLGSHALAAVRHYMTLLEPDPQFAAVRERSMTDPAVPLFVNKNSGRLSSRSVRRKLDKYLIAAGLDPSISPHTLRHSFATHLLDNGADLRSVQELLGHQSLSTTQIYTHLTSMRLRTAYDQAHPRAV
- a CDS encoding FliA/WhiG family RNA polymerase sigma factor; translation: MTAIARPQVVLMPGLKTDELWTRYRKTRDPKIHNQLLVAYLYLTQQAAARIHRKLPREVDVDDLSQQATFGLSNAISSFIPEMGVKFATFAMHRINGAIYDYLRSLNWAPRLTDERFKAVEAARTELRQELGREATDEELAKRLKLSRVMFNRVRKDAQLVRMTSLNAPVRNEAEREATPGDIIVDERQKNPMNLAQQRDLKALMTKGLTRSERLIIILYYYEEMTMKEIGQTLELSESRVSQMHSSILQRLKARFQHRAKALEEELVA